A DNA window from Zingiber officinale cultivar Zhangliang chromosome 3A, Zo_v1.1, whole genome shotgun sequence contains the following coding sequences:
- the LOC122050211 gene encoding uncharacterized protein LOC122050211 has product MLFYLTTLNVVRFLHEEPLATTEGNFDSKVACDAWSHGDFLCRNYILNALDNALYNVYCSIETTKFLWESLEKKYKIESVGLKKFIVGRFLDFKMLDSKNVTSQVQDMQLIMHDLDAEGMQLNESFKVAAVIEKLPPLWKDFKNYLKHKQKEMELEDLILRLRIEEDNRKMSDSRGMKRAVDEMSNLAEPKAKKLK; this is encoded by the coding sequence ATGTTGTTCTACCTGACAACATTAAACGTCGTACGGTTTTTGCATGAAGAGCCGCTAGCCACTACGGAAGGTAATTTCGATAGTAAGGTTGCATGCGATGCGTGGTCGCACGGAGATTTCTTGTGTCGTAACTACATTCTTAACGCATTGGACAACgcgttgtataacgtgtattgttcaatAGAGACGACAAAATTTCTATGGGAGTCACtagaaaagaaatacaaaatcgaaagCGTCgggttgaagaaattcatcgtcggtcgattTCTGGATTTCAAAATGTTGGATTCCAAGAACGtaacatctcaagtccaagacatgCAATTGATAATGCATGATTTGGATGCCGAAGGCATGCAGCTGAATGAGTCGTTCAAAGTAGCCGCGGTAATCGAGAAACTCCCTCCGTTGTGGAAGGATTTCaaaaattacctaaagcacaagcaaaaggagatggaACTTGAAGACctaatcctgaggctacgaatagaggaagaTAATCGAAAGATGTCTGACTCAAGAGGAATGAAGCGGGCAGTCGACGAGATGTCCAACCTGGCTGAGCCAAAAGCCAAAAAGCTGAAGTAA